In Polyangium spumosum, a genomic segment contains:
- a CDS encoding DVUA0089 family protein, protein MNQLRRTFRLAALASMTTGLLLAAATLQGCATAVSSGGVGGEGGDGGDAGGAGNMGGIGGGGGSTGGIGGAGGSDVGGAGGMGGIGGGASSSSSSSASSSSSSSSSSSSGAGGGFEPPVGTADYPAETEQNNLPASANPVAPGTLGFTASIHPTGDVDVFSIEVTEPGSVLKVSTGDGMGGCPAGVATLVRVFGPGGAFIGQDTNSGPGLCSQLLPASNPAMGNLAVGTYSVQVESASFSALPFYVADIQVVAPGCGDGLVQAAEQCDDGNTTPGDGCTADCKLEGNYPTEMEPNQPQNMANAISGTNGVVAAIQPIGDQDFFSFEVTVPGTSVRLEITNGQNACPSGFDSKIYLYDTQGAEIAADDDDGVDNCSLLDPMVDTSVTNLPAGKYAVMVEEFSNDEAQAWYELTYQLFEPGCGDNMVQVGEQCDDGNTAAGDGCSPTCQFEGNFLTESEPNQPNNQADSLVGFDGAVAQITPAGDQDYFSFEVTAPGSSVTIEVTDGQGGCPSGFDSKIYLYSPTNMLLVSDDEDGVDSCSLINPILDTAAKNLPVGTYVVMVEEYLNDETSPLYVLKVKASAPGCGDGLLSNPPEQCDDGNNTPGDGCDAMCLAEEPWEIESNDTTATATPLWPATSSWRAKIDPASDVDYFVFDLPGGASPNLMVHALGNPATCNGDTVMHLVDANGVEILEDDDDGPGTCSTMSKALDPALGSLPPGTYYVWVEEYGNNSTINGYELSLVFE, encoded by the coding sequence ATGAATCAACTCCGCCGCACCTTCCGACTCGCTGCCCTCGCTTCGATGACCACGGGCCTCCTCCTCGCCGCCGCCACGCTCCAGGGCTGCGCCACGGCCGTGAGCTCAGGCGGCGTCGGCGGCGAAGGCGGAGACGGCGGAGACGCCGGGGGAGCCGGAAACATGGGCGGTATCGGCGGCGGCGGCGGAAGCACGGGCGGCATCGGCGGCGCCGGAGGCAGCGACGTCGGCGGCGCCGGAGGCATGGGCGGCATCGGCGGCGGCGCGTCGTCGTCGAGCTCGTCGAGCGCGTCGTCGTCCTCGTCGTCCTCGTCGAGCTCGTCGAGCGGCGCGGGCGGCGGGTTCGAGCCACCCGTGGGCACCGCGGACTACCCCGCGGAGACGGAGCAGAACAACCTGCCCGCGTCCGCGAATCCGGTCGCGCCGGGGACGCTCGGGTTCACGGCATCCATCCACCCGACGGGTGACGTCGACGTGTTCTCGATCGAGGTGACCGAGCCCGGCTCGGTCCTCAAGGTGTCGACGGGCGACGGCATGGGCGGCTGCCCGGCCGGCGTGGCCACGCTCGTGCGTGTCTTCGGGCCGGGTGGTGCCTTCATCGGGCAGGACACGAACAGCGGGCCCGGTCTCTGCTCGCAGCTCCTGCCCGCGAGCAACCCCGCCATGGGCAACCTCGCGGTGGGCACGTACTCGGTGCAGGTGGAGAGCGCGTCGTTCTCGGCGCTGCCGTTCTACGTGGCCGACATCCAGGTCGTGGCGCCCGGCTGCGGCGACGGGCTCGTGCAAGCCGCCGAGCAGTGCGACGACGGCAACACGACGCCCGGCGACGGCTGCACGGCCGACTGCAAGCTCGAGGGCAACTACCCGACCGAGATGGAGCCGAACCAGCCGCAGAACATGGCGAACGCGATCAGCGGCACGAACGGCGTGGTCGCGGCGATCCAGCCCATCGGCGATCAGGACTTCTTCAGCTTCGAAGTGACCGTGCCCGGCACGAGCGTGCGGCTCGAGATCACGAACGGCCAGAACGCCTGCCCGAGCGGCTTCGACTCGAAGATCTACCTCTACGACACGCAAGGCGCGGAGATCGCGGCGGACGACGACGACGGGGTCGACAACTGCTCGCTGCTCGATCCCATGGTCGACACCTCGGTCACGAACCTGCCCGCCGGCAAGTACGCGGTGATGGTCGAGGAGTTTTCGAACGACGAGGCGCAGGCCTGGTACGAGCTCACCTACCAGCTCTTCGAACCCGGCTGCGGCGACAACATGGTGCAGGTCGGGGAGCAATGCGACGACGGGAACACGGCCGCGGGCGACGGCTGCTCGCCGACCTGCCAGTTCGAAGGAAACTTCCTGACGGAGTCGGAGCCGAACCAGCCGAACAACCAGGCCGACTCGCTCGTGGGCTTCGACGGCGCCGTCGCGCAGATCACGCCCGCGGGGGATCAGGACTACTTCAGCTTCGAGGTCACCGCGCCGGGCTCGAGCGTCACCATCGAGGTGACGGACGGACAAGGCGGCTGCCCGAGCGGCTTCGACTCGAAGATCTACCTCTACTCACCCACGAACATGCTGCTCGTGTCGGACGACGAGGACGGCGTGGACTCGTGCTCGCTCATCAACCCCATCCTCGACACGGCCGCGAAGAACCTGCCCGTCGGCACGTACGTGGTGATGGTGGAGGAGTACCTGAACGACGAGACCTCGCCCTTGTATGTGCTCAAAGTAAAGGCGAGCGCGCCGGGCTGCGGCGACGGCCTGCTCTCGAACCCGCCCGAGCAATGCGACGACGGGAACAACACGCCGGGCGACGGCTGCGACGCGATGTGCCTGGCCGAGGAGCCGTGGGAGATCGAGTCGAACGACACGACGGCGACGGCGACGCCGCTCTGGCCGGCGACGTCGAGCTGGCGCGCGAAGATCGATCCGGCCTCGGACGTCGACTACTTCGTGTTCGATCTGCCGGGCGGCGCGAGCCCGAACCTCATGGTGCACGCGCTCGGCAACCCCGCGACCTGCAACGGCGACACGGTGATGCACCTCGTCGACGCGAACGGCGTCGAGATCCTCGAGGACGACGACGACGGCCCGGGGACGTGCTCGACGATGTCGAAGGCGCTCGACCCGGCGCTCGGCAGCCTGCCGCCCGGCACGTACTACGTGTGGGT
- a CDS encoding sigma-70 domain-containing protein translates to MGADGAWTCQNLDVRPVIQSIIDELYARHHESGRVDLNDIAEIIGTHHVSYEEVDHIVDRLEAQGLVVGEPIDADEVTVMKRVLGAARSLRASLGRNPTITEIALSSGHPAHVVRRALERGVSPRVVRSY, encoded by the coding sequence GTGGGTGCGGACGGCGCGTGGACGTGCCAAAACCTCGACGTGCGCCCCGTGATCCAGAGCATCATCGACGAGCTGTACGCACGTCATCACGAGTCCGGTCGGGTCGACCTCAACGACATCGCCGAGATCATCGGTACACACCACGTCTCGTACGAGGAGGTCGACCACATCGTCGATCGCCTGGAGGCGCAGGGCCTCGTGGTGGGCGAGCCGATCGACGCGGACGAGGTGACCGTGATGAAGCGCGTGCTCGGCGCCGCGCGTTCTCTGCGCGCCTCGCTCGGACGGAACCCGACGATCACCGAGATCGCTTTGTCCTCGGGCCACCCGGCGCACGTCGTGCGTCGCGCGCTCGAGCGAGGCGTGTCGCCGCGCGTGGTCAGGAGCTACTAG
- a CDS encoding LptA/OstA family protein: MPVGPRLAVSLALLATTIAPRTLAEPPKAAPPSKEAVELSAEKLDIDIAAKRAVLEGQVRLTKGGLVVRAPRVEVRYDEVPNVTWAKGTGGVVAEVKDVRAEAPEVEIDLGKQTLSLRGGVRLARGAGWIRAEKATIDLVSLKVSLSDVKGAMPVP, translated from the coding sequence GTGCCCGTCGGCCCGCGCCTCGCTGTGTCTCTCGCTCTGCTCGCGACGACGATCGCGCCGCGCACGCTCGCCGAGCCTCCGAAGGCCGCGCCGCCGTCGAAGGAGGCGGTGGAGCTCTCGGCCGAGAAGCTCGACATCGACATCGCGGCGAAGCGCGCGGTGCTCGAGGGCCAGGTGCGCCTGACGAAGGGTGGCCTCGTGGTGCGCGCGCCGCGCGTGGAGGTGCGTTACGACGAGGTGCCCAACGTGACGTGGGCGAAGGGCACGGGCGGGGTCGTGGCGGAGGTGAAGGACGTCCGCGCGGAGGCGCCCGAGGTGGAGATCGACCTCGGCAAGCAGACGCTCTCGCTTCGAGGCGGGGTGCGGCTCGCGCGCGGGGCGGGGTGGATCCGCGCGGAGAAGGCGACGATCGATCTCGTGAGCCTGAAGGTGTCGCTCTCGGATGTGAAGGGAGCGATGCCGGTGCCGTAG